The following is a genomic window from Spirosoma foliorum.
GGTGGCGGAAGTTCGGCCAGCTATAGTTGGCAAGCGCTGGAAACGGGCAGTAACATTGCCAGTAGCAACAATGCCACCACGACTGTGACAGTACCAACTTCAGTGGGTACCTATCATTACCGGGTGACGCTCTCCTCGGGCAGCTGCACTACCGCTCAGGATGTTACCGTGGCAGTGACTGGAACTAGTTCCTGTTCTGGGATTAGTTTATCGGCTCAGGCGAGTCCAGCCACAATAAGTGGCGGAGGCTCGGTGACCTTATCGGCCAGTTGTTCGGGCTGTAGCAGTGGTGGAGGTAGCTTCCTTTACACCACCAACTTTGATGGACAGGTGCCCAATACCAGTTTTCAGTCCGATTACAGCGATCAGGTCAAAGTAATTGCCAATGCCCAGAATGGCACCGATACTTACTATTGTTCGGTGACGGACCGTTCTGGCGCGGGAGGCAGCTTGCTGCGTTTCAATGGGGAGTCCACCGGACGTATCTGGGAGAAGAGTCTGAACGTGGTCAGTGGCACTACCTACAGCTTCAGCGTATGGGTTCAGCCCATCTATAATGGCAGTGTAGCCAGTGGGGCTACCCAACAGTCCTTGCAGCTCAAAGCGAATGGCGTGGTGCTGGCCAGTCCGACCTTTGGAGCATCAAACCCAGGTTGCAGTGGTGGCTGGGTTCAGTTAAGTGGGAGCTGGACGGCCACCACGTCGGGTAGTGTTCCGTTCACGATTCAGGTGCCAACTGGCAGCAGTTGGCAGCAGGCGTTTGTGTTGGATGATATTCAGATCAACAGTAATGGTGGAGGAAGTTCCGCCAGCTACAGTTGGCAGGCGCTGGAATCGGGCAGCAGCATTGCCAGTAGCAACAGCGCCACCACGACCGTTACGGTACCAACTTCAGCGGGCACCTATCATTACCGGGTGACGCTCACCTCGGGCAGCTGCACCACCGCTCAGGATGTTACCGTGGCCACCAGTGTTCCATGTAATTTTACGCCTACAGCTAGTGTTACTAATGCTGCGCCTGCTTGTGGCAGTACGGTGTCTTTAAGTGCTTCGTGTACGGGTTCGGACTGTAGTGGCGTAACGTATGCCTGGACGGGTCCCAATGGGTTTACTCAGAGTGGGCAGTCGGTTAGCGCAACTGTGCCGACGGGTAGCGGTAGTTACAACTATACGATCACGCTATCTAAATCGAATTGTAGTAGTACGACTGCTACCGTTGCTATAAGCACTAATTGTAGTAGTACGACCACCACGCCCCATTTTTATGTCGGGCGGTCAATTGCAAGTGTCTTCGACCCGGAGTTGTATCAACTAAATGGCGATTGGTATATTCGAGATAAGGTAACTGCCGCTACTTATACCGATGATCGACCCCGTCGTTATCAGATCAATCGAGCCCATGTGGCCGTGGGTTCATTAAACGGCTATAAGCTCGGGCAACGAGGAGGACGCTATATTATTGAAATGACCCGGTGGCGAGGTAATAGTTATGATAAAGATGCGAACGGAAACTTTATCAATGGAATGGAAGCCTTCCGAATGGAGTTTATCCTGCCCGGATCTATGGATGAGGTCGGGGCTATTCAAACACCATCGTCGTTCGTACCTTCAGAAAACTACATTGATAATAGTGTAGCTATGATTCCAGCCCATGATACCTTAACGGGTAAGATAACGGCTAAAGTGAAGTATAATATGGCTCATACGGATGTCCAACTCTATGGCCTGGGGGCTAATTATTTGAGCCGCAATGCTTCAGAAACTAACCCGAATAAAATTCAGATTATTACGGGTTCCCCATGGGATGATGGTGGGCCGAATTCGCTAACACGCCAGCAATTTAATCAACTATCGGATGACTATATCAAAACGATGGCTCAACAACAAGGGGTAACCGCCCTGTATTTTACTGATTTTGAGACAGAAAATAAAGGCTGGTCGGACGTTGCGCTTAGTGGCGATAACGACGCTACGATCCGAAAACTATACACCTATCATGAAGCCCTGATTGCTTCACACCCAGGTCGACTGATCACGGACTATTACCGGTACCTGGTAAATAACAAAGGATTTCCCGATTCAGGCGATGGGCGCCCTAATCCTCTCGAGCAGCGTTATAAAGACCATTATACCAATCCTAATGGTGCCATTCAGGAGGCTTATCGACCGTTTAACCGGGAGAATGGCACAACGGTTAGCGCCCGGAACTTGTACACGGTATGGCTGGTGGATAACTATGGCAGGCAGGCCTATGATCCCGATAACCAATATGAACTCTACCGACTTTATTCAACCGTTCACGATAGTCGCATCAGTCGTAAATTAGTTTCGAGTACGCAGAAAATCATTTCGTATGCCTGGGCTGGAACCGATCAAGACATAGGCTATACGCTCAAGCGTGAAATTCCGGGCAAAGGCTGGGTAGGGAATTATGCACGTCGGTATAAATCGGCTGCTACAGTAGAAGCCGAGACGTACATTGGTTATTTGATAAACGATGGGTATATACCCTTTCACGACCAGCGCAGCTCAAGTAATAATCCTGAAAATGCCTGCTTCTGGGGTGACGATTCAGATTCCTGGGACCCAATAGGTAATGCTCAATCTCCTCTTGGAGACCATGCAAATTGTTATCCTCGTGAACCCCAATATTATAACGAGCATGTTAATTTGGCGGAGTATAAACTTTCTCAGGTCAACGATATTTTAAATGGAGGTTATGCTGAAGATGCGCAGTTTAGTTTAGATGGTGGCACCACCTGGTTAAATACCGAAGGGGAGACGGCTATTCTGTATCGGGCCTCTAACAAGCAGCACATTGTCCTGAAGAAAGTAGTGGGTAATCAGGCTTTTGTGATGGCGGTTAATCCATTTGCCGGAGAAGCTGATAAATTCACGTTAACGGTTCAATTGGCTAATGGTTGGACCGACACCATTACAACCACTGGTAAGTGGCCCACATTAAAAAGGTTCAGCCATTGACCATTCTGGCCGTAGCCATTGAGATTAGCGTATCTGTAAAGTTACTAAGCGTAGTCATGCCTCTTATGAAAAGGAAGCGTGACTACGCTTTCTAGCCAAAGGCTAGGAAGGTGGTGCTCCCCAACCTTTGGACAGTTAGCGGGTCAATTTAAGAGAATGCCAGCCAACTAAGGAATTGTATTTTTCATCCCTTTTATCCCTTCAATATACCACTGAGCTGGAGTTTGGTAATCCAGAGATTGGTGTTTACGACCATAATTATAAAAATGGAAGTACTTCGTTAAACCGCGTTCTAAAGCCAAACCGTCTGGGTAAGCGTGTAAATATACATGTTCGTATTTCACCGTTCGCCATAGCCGCTCGATAAAGATATTATCAATCGCTCGTCCTTTTCCATCCATACTGATTTGTATTTCAGCCGCTTTCAAAGGGGCTGAAATACGAGGACTGGTGAACTGACTACCTTGATCGGTCGGGGCCGCCTGCGCGGTTGAAAATCCGAGGCTTGCCCCAGTACTTAAGCGCGTCTTGTAAAGCGTCAATGCAAAAATCAACTTGCAACATATTCGACAACCGCCAACTCAGCACAAACCGGGTATACCAGTCGATGACGGCACACAAATACAAGAAGCCATTGGCCATGGGAATGTAGGTTATGTCCGTTGACCAAACATGGTTAGGCTTTTCAATGGCTACTCCACCTAACAGATAAGGGTAAATTTGATGCCCTTCAACAGGCTTAGACAAATTCGGTTTGTAATAGATCGCTTCCAAGCTCATCAACCGCATCAGCCGACGTACTCGTTTGAGATTGATAGGGTATTCGGTTGTGGTTAGCTCTTGCTGCATTCGGCGCACACCCAATTCAGGCCGGTCGGTAAAGAGTTTGTCGATCCGTGCCATTAAGGCCAAGTTCGCTACTGATTCACCCACTGGCTGGTAATAGTAGCTAGCGCGAGGAATGTCCAATAACTCACACTGTTGGCTAATACTCAACTGATCATTATCAGGCTCAATCAGGCGATGCCGGTCACTGACTAAGTCGTTCGTAATTTTTTTTGAGGAAGTCGTTTTCTACTTTCATTTGCCCAATTTGTTGAAACAAGGGGGCTTCGATCTGCTCCCGTTCGTGCTCTGTCATAGACGGACTCACTGGCCCATTGAATAGGGTAGGTAAACCCTCTAAGGCTTGTTGTTTTCACTGAGCAATTTGGCTGGCATGAATACCAAATCGCTACTGAGTTGAGCCAGTATTTTGTGCACCTTTAAGGTTTCCAAGACGACTTTGGTCTTGAATTGGGCGTCGTGAACGCGCCGAGTTGCTTTGGCCATAATTGGACATTTTGTAGGTCTAAGTTATTGGTTTTACACTTATCGCTACTGTCCAAGTTTAGGAGAGCACTATAATGCACGGATCAATAAAAAATGCATACCTAATCATTCACTACTCTCATCATCATATCGTAATGACTTATGTGGTCCATTTTGTCAAAAACTAGCCTAAATATTTCTAAATATCTTTGAACATCTTCACTCTCAACATGAAATACTAAATCATCATGAGTTGAATGAGAGCCATCATTTATCCAAGAGAGTAATGATTTGCAAATAAATTGTTCTTCACCTTCAAACTTATTTATGCATTCCTCATAATTAATACCACCTATAGTATTGAAGTAATATTCAAGTATACGCCTTAAGGTATTAAAAACTGTTATGTTACTAACATGATTTATATCACTTATTTCTTTCCACAGTAATTCATAGGATGTTTTAATCGGATTAGAGTTGTGTTTAATAATTTTAGACTTGTTGCCCAGTTTTTTTATAACCCAAAAAGTTTCCCCTACCCATTTTGCTGAGTTTCTAGCTCCTTTAAAAGTAACCTCTTTGAAAAAATAAACATTATGAGTTAAAATAAAAACCTGCTTTATTCCATCAGTTTTATTTTTACAGCTTTGGATTACATTTTTGATAAGATTACTAACTACAAATAATACACTACTATCAAGGCTTGATATAGGATCATCAAATACGACAACTTTATCACTAGTCACACCAGAATCAGATGTACTACCTTTGAGCAATTGATAAAAATATAAAAAGGTAATAAATCTGTATTCACCTTCACTTAAAGTCTCATGGCCTTCCGAACCATCTTCACGAATAATTTTATAGAACCCTTTTTCAGTCGCTTGGGCCAAACTAAAATTCGTAAACGAAAAAAGTTTCAGAATTTTATTGATTTCATTAACGGTATGCGCAGTATTGGCTACCTCTGATTCTCTACCACGAATACTTGTGAGGAGAGAGTTTTTGAGAATTTCAGATTGTTTTATTTTTTCTGTAATTCCTTCCTTACCTTTAATAAAACGATCAGCGTTTTTTATATAACTTTCAATATCTATATCTAATTCGTTAGTTGTAAAACGCCATACTTCTTTCTTAAGCTTTTCCTGTTCAGCTTTTAAGTTATTGAAAGAATTGTTGTTTAAATTGATCTTTTCAATATATGAATTTACTACAAGTTTAATATCCTCTAAGCTGGGAGTTAGTGAAGCTAAAGTGACGAGCAAACTTGGGTATTTTATTTTTTTATCGATAATCGATAAGTTGCTATCTGCTATTCCAGCAAATATTTGGACCTTCGCAATTAACAAATTTGTATCTATTATTGATATATTTTGCTGAAGTATTTTTCTTAACTGTATTTTTTTTGCTTCTACATAGTTACTATATAACAATCTATAATTTTCTAGCTGCTTACATTTTTCCAAATATTCTTCATCAAAAAAATTCTCAATTTCATCGCGCAAATTTACGGTCATTTCTTGCTGACAAAACGGGCAAAAGTTTTCGGATTTTTCCAAGAACCCCACACCTTCTTTGATCCAATCACTATTGTTCAGCTTAGTAATAAGTGCGCTTATATTAAC
Proteins encoded in this region:
- a CDS encoding AAA family ATPase — encoded protein: MISKILLDQVASYTEKVEFEPSEINYLYGSNGTGKTTISNLIASQDLFTNSSINWKASQLDTLVYNKVFVEANFGQSKKIKGIFTLGKNSVEAYEYISNMQTKINAIDNEIINLNRSLVNISNDITANENAIIKRCWALKDTYDSNFSPAYMGLNSNKKKFLDRCIAERAVNKEPLYTVDEIIAKCHTIFSSTIKIEENVQQFNFEDLPSIEFPEILSTIIIGKENVNISALITKLNNSDWIKEGVGFLEKSENFCPFCQQEMTVNLRDEIENFFDEEYLEKCKQLENYRLLYSNYVEAKKIQLRKILQQNISIIDTNLLIAKVQIFAGIADSNLSIIDKKIKYPSLLVTLASLTPSLEDIKLVVNSYIEKINLNNNSFNNLKAEQEKLKKEVWRFTTNELDIDIESYIKNADRFIKGKEGITEKIKQSEILKNSLLTSIRGRESEVANTAHTVNEINKILKLFSFTNFSLAQATEKGFYKIIREDGSEGHETLSEGEYRFITFLYFYQLLKGSTSDSGVTSDKVVVFDDPISSLDSSVLFVVSNLIKNVIQSCKNKTDGIKQVFILTHNVYFFKEVTFKGARNSAKWVGETFWVIKKLGNKSKIIKHNSNPIKTSYELLWKEISDINHVSNITVFNTLRRILEYYFNTIGGINYEECINKFEGEEQFICKSLLSWINDGSHSTHDDLVFHVESEDVQRYLEIFRLVFDKMDHISHYDMMMRVVND